Proteins co-encoded in one uncultured Bacteroides sp. genomic window:
- a CDS encoding methylated-DNA--[protein]-cysteine S-methyltransferase: protein MNTFYYSSPVGILEIKSTDDHITQLLFKDSAGTSSETITQVMKECISQLDEYFSGSRQNFSLPLALEGTHFQQSVWKALQTIPYGQTISYKQLAEKVGNPKACRAVGNANGKNPIAIIIPCHRVIAGDNSLGGYSGGLDTKTTLLRLEGDARF, encoded by the coding sequence ATGAATACTTTTTATTACTCATCTCCGGTGGGGATTCTTGAGATTAAATCTACAGACGATCATATTACTCAGCTGTTATTTAAGGACTCTGCCGGAACATCTTCTGAAACTATTACTCAGGTAATGAAGGAATGCATCAGTCAGTTGGACGAATACTTTTCCGGGAGCAGGCAGAATTTCTCATTGCCTCTGGCTCTCGAAGGTACACATTTTCAGCAATCGGTGTGGAAGGCTTTACAAACCATTCCTTATGGGCAGACTATCAGTTACAAGCAACTGGCGGAAAAAGTGGGTAACCCCAAAGCTTGCCGCGCTGTTGGTAATGCAAACGGGAAAAATCCTATTGCAATTATCATTCCCTGTCACCGTGTGATTGCCGGTGACAATTCGTTAGGTGGCTATTCCGGCGGACTTGATACAAAGACCACGCTGCTTAGACTCGAAGGAGATGCAAGATTCTGA
- the hisG gene encoding ATP phosphoribosyltransferase: MLRIAVQAKGRLFEETMALFEESDIKLSSHKRSLLVQSTNFPVEVLFLRDDDIPQAVATGVADLGIVGENEFVEKKEDAEIVKRLGFSKCRLSLAIPKDIDYPGLSWFNGKKVATSYPVILQDFMKEKGIKTEIHVINGSVEVAPGIGLADAIFDIVSSGSTLVSNRLKEVEVLMKSEALLIGNKEMSAENKEILDELLFRMDAVKTAEDKKYVLMNAPKDKLKDIIEVLPGMKSPTVMPLAQEDWCSVHTVLEEKRFWEIIGKLKALGAEGILVLPIEKMIL, translated from the coding sequence ATGCTAAGAATTGCCGTACAAGCTAAAGGCCGTTTGTTCGAAGAAACAATGGCTCTTTTCGAGGAATCAGACATTAAGTTAAGTTCTCACAAGAGATCTCTCCTTGTTCAATCTACCAATTTCCCTGTTGAAGTGTTGTTTCTTCGTGATGACGATATTCCTCAGGCTGTTGCTACTGGTGTAGCCGACCTTGGTATCGTGGGTGAAAATGAGTTTGTAGAGAAGAAAGAAGATGCTGAAATTGTTAAACGATTGGGCTTTAGCAAGTGCCGACTTTCTTTAGCTATTCCTAAAGATATTGATTATCCGGGACTATCCTGGTTTAATGGTAAAAAAGTGGCAACCTCTTATCCGGTTATTCTGCAGGATTTCATGAAAGAGAAAGGTATCAAGACTGAAATTCATGTGATTAACGGTTCTGTAGAGGTAGCTCCGGGCATTGGATTGGCTGATGCTATTTTTGATATTGTAAGTTCTGGTTCTACATTGGTGAGCAACCGGTTGAAAGAGGTAGAAGTATTGATGAAATCGGAAGCGTTACTGATTGGTAATAAGGAGATGTCGGCAGAGAATAAGGAAATCCTTGATGAATTGTTGTTCCGAATGGATGCCGTTAAAACTGCAGAAGACAAAAAATACGTGCTGATGAATGCACCAAAAGATAAGTTGAAAGATATTATTGAGGTTCTTCCCGGAATGAAGAGTCCTACAGTGATGCCACTTGCACAGGAAGACTGGTGTTCTGTTCACACTGTACTGGAAGAAAAGCGTTTCTGGGAAATTATCGGAAAGTTGAAAGCTCTTGGAGCTGAAGGTATTTTAGTATTGCCTATTGAAAAGATGATTCTTTAA
- a CDS encoding Dabb family protein, whose protein sequence is MVRHIVLFQLKKTVSEGDRLTVMNQFKEAIEALPKDIDVIRKIEVRFNMNPAEVFDIALVSEFDTLEDVNFYAKHPLHVAAGKLLAEVKESRACVDYEF, encoded by the coding sequence ATGGTACGACACATTGTATTGTTTCAGCTTAAAAAAACGGTATCTGAGGGTGATAGACTAACAGTAATGAACCAATTTAAGGAAGCGATAGAAGCTTTGCCTAAAGATATTGATGTAATTCGTAAGATTGAAGTGAGGTTTAATATGAATCCTGCAGAAGTTTTTGATATTGCTTTAGTGAGTGAGTTCGACACATTGGAAGATGTAAACTTCTATGCAAAGCATCCTTTGCACGTTGCAGCCGGAAAATTATTGGCTGAAGTGAAGGAAAGCCGTGCATGCGTAGACTATGAATTTTAA
- a CDS encoding PaaI family thioesterase → MKKIINPWNKKEGYNCFGCSKHNESGVKMDFYEDGDEVVSVWKPQAQFQGWVNTLHGGIQAVLLDEICAWAILRKLQTTGVTSKMETRYMKSVSTNDSYLTLRANIQEVKRNIVIVEGRLYNEAGELCTKSVCTYFTFSREKVREEMQFLGCEVEEEDVNPLNC, encoded by the coding sequence ATGAAGAAGATAATTAATCCCTGGAATAAGAAAGAAGGCTATAACTGTTTTGGTTGTTCCAAACATAATGAGAGCGGAGTGAAAATGGATTTCTATGAAGATGGCGATGAAGTTGTCAGTGTATGGAAGCCTCAGGCTCAGTTTCAGGGGTGGGTTAATACACTTCACGGTGGCATTCAGGCTGTTTTGCTGGATGAAATCTGTGCATGGGCCATTCTTCGTAAACTCCAAACCACGGGTGTTACCTCAAAAATGGAAACACGGTATATGAAGTCTGTTAGCACAAACGACTCTTATCTGACACTGCGGGCAAACATTCAGGAAGTAAAGCGCAATATTGTTATTGTTGAAGGACGGCTGTATAATGAAGCTGGTGAACTTTGCACAAAATCAGTTTGCACCTACTTCACTTTTTCTAGAGAAAAGGTGCGTGAAGAAATGCAGTTTCTGGGTTGTGAAGTGGAAGAAGAAGATGTAAATCCATTAAATTGTTAG
- a CDS encoding cytochrome c biogenesis protein CcdA: MKKILFLFCLLFSLTGTVHAQIEDPITFKAELKTISETEVEIRFTGSIDKGWHVYSVNLPSGGPISATFNVEKMDGAKPEGKLTPVSKEISKFDKVFEMNLRYFEHSAVFVQKIKITGVNYSIKGYLEYGACNDENCLPPTQVPFNYKGKGSAKAVAEAAKTAETSKEGTEASATTLPTDTLAVAAKDSVAVTDSATVSNFWKPVVKELQSFGGGVDHKNYSWLYIFVTGFLGGLLALFTPCVWPIIPMTVSFFLKRSQNKKKGIRDACLYGASIIVIYVALGLAVTLFFGASALNALSTNAVFNILFFLMLVIFAASFFGAFEITLPSSWSTKVDSKAEKTSGLLSIFLMAFTLTLVSFSCTGPIIGFLLVQVSTTGGIIAPAIGMLGFAVALALPFTLFALFPSWLKSMPRSGGWMNQVKVVLGFLELAFALKFFSVADLAYGWRLLDRETFLALWIVIFVLLGLYLLGKIRFPHDDEEGHVSVPAFFMALVSLAFAVYMVPGLWGAPLKAVSAFAPPMKTQDFNLYTKEVRAKFDDYDAGMEYAKQQGKPVMVDFTGFGCVNCRKMELAVWIDPKVSNIIENDYVLISLYVDDKKPLPEPIIVKENGTERTLRTIGDRWSYLQRSKFGANAQPFYVLLDNEGNPLNMSYSYNENIDKYVDFLQKGLQNYKKK; the protein is encoded by the coding sequence ATGAAAAAGATACTTTTTCTATTCTGTTTGCTATTCTCTCTGACAGGTACTGTTCATGCTCAGATTGAAGATCCGATTACCTTTAAAGCGGAGCTTAAAACGATCAGTGAGACAGAAGTGGAAATTCGCTTTACCGGGTCTATTGACAAGGGATGGCATGTTTATTCCGTGAATCTTCCCTCCGGAGGTCCCATATCTGCCACATTTAATGTTGAGAAGATGGACGGAGCTAAACCTGAAGGTAAACTGACTCCTGTCAGCAAAGAGATCTCCAAGTTTGATAAAGTGTTTGAAATGAATCTTCGGTACTTTGAGCACAGTGCTGTCTTTGTTCAGAAGATAAAGATTACCGGTGTCAATTATAGTATAAAAGGCTATCTGGAATATGGAGCATGCAACGATGAAAATTGTCTGCCACCTACACAGGTTCCATTTAACTATAAGGGTAAAGGAAGTGCAAAAGCGGTTGCCGAAGCAGCTAAAACTGCTGAAACATCAAAAGAAGGGACAGAAGCATCCGCCACAACTTTGCCAACCGATACGTTGGCTGTTGCTGCCAAAGATTCGGTAGCAGTGACCGATTCTGCTACAGTTTCTAATTTCTGGAAGCCGGTGGTTAAGGAGCTGCAAAGCTTCGGTGGTGGGGTAGATCACAAGAATTATTCCTGGCTCTATATATTTGTAACCGGATTCCTGGGCGGTTTACTGGCACTCTTTACTCCGTGTGTATGGCCTATCATCCCAATGACGGTAAGTTTCTTCCTGAAACGTTCCCAGAATAAGAAGAAAGGAATCAGGGATGCCTGTTTATATGGGGCTTCCATTATTGTGATTTATGTAGCCCTTGGATTGGCCGTTACGCTCTTTTTTGGAGCAAGTGCCCTGAATGCTTTGTCCACAAACGCTGTGTTCAATATCCTGTTCTTCCTGATGCTGGTTATTTTTGCCGCTTCATTCTTTGGAGCGTTTGAAATTACCCTACCTTCATCCTGGAGCACGAAGGTAGATAGTAAAGCCGAGAAAACAAGCGGATTGCTTAGCATTTTCCTAATGGCATTCACGCTGACTCTTGTCTCGTTCTCATGCACCGGTCCTATCATCGGATTCCTACTGGTACAGGTCTCTACTACCGGAGGTATTATTGCACCCGCCATTGGTATGCTGGGTTTTGCTGTTGCTTTGGCACTGCCTTTCACACTTTTTGCATTGTTCCCGTCCTGGCTGAAGTCAATGCCTCGTTCGGGTGGCTGGATGAATCAGGTTAAGGTGGTTTTAGGATTTCTAGAATTGGCTTTTGCTCTGAAGTTCTTCTCCGTAGCCGATCTGGCTTATGGCTGGAGATTACTTGACCGTGAAACATTCCTTGCTTTGTGGATTGTGATTTTTGTTTTGCTTGGTCTCTATCTGTTGGGCAAAATCCGTTTCCCGCATGACGATGAAGAGGGCCATGTATCTGTTCCTGCCTTCTTTATGGCACTTGTTTCTCTGGCGTTTGCCGTATATATGGTTCCGGGATTATGGGGTGCTCCTTTAAAAGCTGTCAGCGCTTTTGCTCCTCCAATGAAAACTCAGGATTTTAATCTCTATACCAAAGAAGTGCGTGCCAAATTCGATGATTACGATGCCGGAATGGAATATGCCAAACAGCAAGGGAAACCCGTAATGGTCGATTTTACCGGATTTGGATGCGTGAACTGCCGTAAGATGGAGCTTGCCGTGTGGATTGATCCGAAGGTAAGTAATATTATAGAGAATGATTATGTACTGATCTCTTTGTATGTTGATGATAAAAAGCCTCTTCCTGAGCCAATTATTGTAAAAGAGAACGGAACTGAAAGAACTCTCAGAACGATAGGCGATAGATGGAGCTATCTGCAAAGAAGTAAGTTTGGTGCAAATGCGCAACCTTTCTATGTATTGCTTGACAATGAAGGTAATCCGCTTAACATGTCTTATTCGTACAACGAAAACATAGACAAATATGTGGACTTCCTGCAGAAAGGTTTGCAGAATTACAAAAAGAAATAA
- a CDS encoding transglycosylase SLT domain-containing protein: MRKILLTCILLFTLLACKKAHTSQKDLNAHDLPQIKASGELVVLTLYSSTSYFNYRGQEMGFQYELSEQFAKSLGLKLRVKVAKNVPELVSKLKKGEGDMIAYSLPVTKEMKDSLTYCGLKVITHQVVVQQDKGKKETLTDVTQLIGKDVYVKPGKYYDRLVNLNKELGRGIKIHKVTNDSITVEDLIMQVSDGKIPYTICDNDLARLNATYYSNIDTKLSVSFDQRASWAVRNDCSLLEKAADNWYKKSVNSPDYTASTKRYFELNKTMVHSPILSIKDGKISHFDRLFKKYSKDIDWDWRLLASLAYNESNFETRAVSWAGAKGLMQLMPATARAMGLSAGEEENPEESIKAAVKYITSIDRSFSMIPNKKERKNFILAAYNAGLGHIYDAMALAEKFGKSKFVWYDNVENYILLESNEEYFTDPVCKNGYFRGIETYNFVRDINDRYKVYKQRIKH; this comes from the coding sequence ATGCGTAAAATCCTTCTTACTTGTATTCTACTCTTCACATTACTGGCTTGCAAGAAAGCACACACTAGCCAGAAGGATTTGAATGCTCACGACCTGCCCCAGATAAAAGCAAGTGGAGAGCTGGTTGTTCTTACGCTTTACAGTTCCACCTCTTACTTTAACTACCGCGGCCAGGAGATGGGATTCCAATACGAACTTAGTGAACAATTTGCAAAATCTCTAGGATTAAAGTTACGGGTAAAAGTAGCTAAGAATGTTCCGGAACTGGTCAGCAAGCTTAAAAAAGGCGAAGGAGACATGATTGCCTATAGTCTGCCGGTAACAAAAGAGATGAAAGACAGCCTGACTTACTGCGGACTGAAAGTAATTACACACCAGGTAGTGGTTCAGCAGGATAAGGGGAAAAAGGAGACTTTGACAGATGTCACTCAGCTGATTGGAAAAGATGTCTATGTGAAACCCGGAAAATACTATGATCGTTTAGTTAATCTGAACAAAGAACTGGGAAGAGGCATCAAAATTCATAAGGTTACCAACGACAGTATTACGGTGGAAGATCTGATTATGCAGGTCTCTGATGGAAAGATTCCTTATACAATATGCGACAATGATCTTGCCAGATTAAATGCGACCTATTATTCCAACATTGACACCAAACTGTCCGTTAGTTTTGACCAACGAGCTTCGTGGGCAGTAAGAAACGATTGTTCGCTTTTGGAAAAAGCCGCAGATAACTGGTATAAAAAGAGCGTAAACTCTCCTGATTATACAGCCAGTACAAAGCGGTATTTTGAACTAAACAAAACAATGGTACACTCTCCCATTCTGTCCATTAAGGATGGAAAAATATCGCATTTTGACCGATTATTCAAGAAGTACTCTAAAGACATTGACTGGGACTGGAGGCTTCTTGCTTCGCTTGCTTACAACGAATCGAATTTTGAAACAAGAGCTGTTTCATGGGCCGGAGCAAAAGGATTAATGCAACTAATGCCTGCTACTGCAAGAGCAATGGGGTTATCTGCCGGAGAAGAAGAGAATCCCGAAGAAAGTATAAAGGCTGCAGTTAAATATATTACTTCCATCGACAGAAGCTTCAGCATGATTCCCAATAAAAAAGAGCGAAAGAATTTCATTCTTGCCGCATATAATGCCGGACTAGGACATATCTACGATGCAATGGCACTGGCTGAGAAGTTTGGCAAGAGTAAGTTTGTGTGGTATGACAATGTGGAGAATTATATTCTTCTTGAAAGCAACGAGGAGTACTTTACTGATCCTGTCTGTAAAAACGGTTATTTCCGGGGGATAGAAACCTACAATTTTGTCCGGGACATCAATGACCGTTATAAGGTTTATAAGCAAAGAATCAAGCATTAA
- the udk gene encoding uridine kinase codes for MLIIGIAGGTGSGKTTVVRKIFDSLPKGEVVLLPQDSYYKDSSNVPVEERQFINFDHPDSFEWDLLSKHIQQLKKGKSIEQPTYSYLTCTRQPETIHIEPRDVIVIEGILALCDKKLRDLMDLKVFVDADSDERLIRVINRDIVERGRTAEMVMERYTRVLKPMHQQFIEPTKRYADLIIPQGGNNQVAIDILTLFIEKNLGLEK; via the coding sequence ATGTTAATAATAGGTATTGCAGGCGGAACGGGTTCCGGCAAAACGACCGTTGTCCGTAAAATATTTGATAGTCTCCCTAAAGGTGAAGTTGTATTGCTTCCGCAGGATTCGTATTACAAAGACAGCAGTAATGTTCCTGTCGAGGAAAGGCAGTTTATCAACTTTGATCATCCGGATTCTTTCGAATGGGACCTATTGTCAAAGCATATCCAGCAACTTAAAAAAGGGAAAAGTATAGAACAGCCTACTTATTCCTATCTGACCTGCACCCGCCAACCTGAAACCATCCACATTGAGCCACGCGATGTTATTGTAATTGAAGGGATTCTTGCTCTTTGTGATAAAAAACTGAGAGATCTGATGGACCTGAAGGTTTTTGTGGACGCTGATTCCGACGAACGACTGATCCGTGTAATAAACCGGGATATCGTGGAAAGAGGACGGACTGCCGAAATGGTTATGGAGAGATACACCCGCGTACTGAAACCCATGCATCAGCAATTTATTGAACCAACCAAGCGATATGCCGACCTGATTATACCTCAAGGCGGAAATAATCAGGTAGCTATTGATATTCTGACACTGTTTATTGAAAAGAATCTCGGGCTGGAAAAATAG
- a CDS encoding phosphotransferase, which produces MNNLLETVSHFKTKGIVDQILPLGTGLINDSYKVTIKGDNCPGYVLQRINHAIFQNIELLQKNIYSVTSFIRKKLEQNNETDIDRKVITLIPAKDEKFYFFDGENYWRMTLFISNATTHETVNAAYSYTAGVAFGNFQAMLADIPDKLGETIPDFHNMEFRLKQLREAVAQNAAGRLSKVQSLIDEIEKRAYEMCKAERWYREGILPKRICHCDTKVNNMMFDENGKVLCVIDLDTVMPSFIFSDYGDFLRTAANNGDEDDKNLDNVNFNMEIFKAFTKGYLESARSFLLPIEIENLPYAAALFPYMQLVRFLADYINGDTYYKIQYPEHNLVRSRAQFKLLQSIEEKFPEMEAFINACL; this is translated from the coding sequence ATGAATAACCTACTTGAAACAGTCTCGCATTTTAAAACCAAGGGAATAGTAGATCAGATTCTTCCGTTAGGAACAGGGCTTATCAATGATTCTTATAAGGTAACGATAAAAGGAGACAATTGTCCCGGCTACGTTCTTCAAAGAATTAACCATGCTATATTCCAGAATATAGAACTGTTGCAGAAGAATATATATTCAGTGACCTCCTTTATTCGTAAAAAATTAGAGCAGAATAATGAAACAGATATTGACCGCAAGGTTATTACATTAATTCCTGCAAAAGATGAGAAATTCTATTTTTTCGATGGAGAGAATTATTGGAGAATGACCCTTTTTATTTCTAACGCAACAACTCATGAGACGGTTAATGCTGCTTATTCATATACTGCCGGGGTAGCTTTTGGTAATTTTCAGGCAATGCTGGCAGATATTCCAGATAAATTAGGAGAAACAATACCTGATTTCCATAACATGGAATTTCGTTTGAAACAGCTTCGTGAGGCTGTTGCTCAGAATGCTGCCGGACGCCTGTCTAAGGTACAGTCTTTAATTGACGAGATTGAAAAACGTGCTTACGAGATGTGCAAAGCCGAACGCTGGTACCGAGAAGGCATACTACCTAAAAGAATTTGCCATTGTGATACGAAAGTGAACAATATGATGTTCGATGAAAATGGTAAAGTGCTTTGTGTTATAGACCTGGATACAGTGATGCCAAGCTTTATATTCTCTGATTATGGAGATTTTCTTCGCACTGCAGCAAATAACGGTGACGAAGATGATAAGAACCTTGATAATGTGAACTTTAATATGGAAATTTTTAAAGCATTCACAAAAGGATATCTGGAATCTGCACGTTCTTTCTTACTGCCTATTGAAATAGAAAATCTGCCGTATGCTGCAGCTCTGTTCCCATATATGCAGTTAGTACGTTTTCTTGCGGATTATATAAATGGAGATACATATTATAAAATTCAATATCCTGAGCATAACTTGGTACGTTCAAGAGCTCAGTTTAAGTTACTTCAAAGCATTGAAGAGAAATTTCCTGAAATGGAGGCATTTATTAATGCTTGCCTCTGA